The genomic DNA GCGATATAGTCAAGGCCAGCGTCGGCACAGTCAACAAGGCGCTCATCGAAGGCTCGATACTGGTGCTGATCGTATTGTACCTGCTCCTGAACAGCATCCGCGGGAGTATTGTGGTGCTCCTGGCGCTGCCTCTGTCGCTGCTGACAACCTTCATCGTCATGAAGCTGACCGGCATCACCGCCAACCTTATGTCTCTCGGCGGCCTTGCCATCTCCATCGGCATGATCATTGACACCACCATAATCCAGGTGGAGAACGTCCAGCGCCACCTGAGCGAAGAGGGGCATCTGCACCCCAAGCTCACCACGGTGCTCAGGGCGGTCATGGAGGTGCGCAAGCCGAGCATCTTCGGCGAGTTGATCATTGCCCTCACCTTTATCCCGATCCTGACCCTGGAGGGGATCGAAGGAAAAATGTTCGGCCCGCTGGCGATTACGGTGGCCATCGCGCTGCTCTCCTCTCTGCTCCTTTCCATCTTCATAATTCCGGTTCTTTGCAGTCTGTTTCTCAAGCCGGAGCAGGAAAAAGACAGCAGAATCATGGCATATGCGAAAAGCCAGTATTTGCCGATGCTGGAGTACGCGCTGAATAGAAAAAAAGCGGTTCTCGGCGTTGCCGGGGGATTGCTGGTCGTCTCGCTGTTCCTGGTGACGAGGCTGGGGTCGGAGTTTATCCCGATCATGGATGAAGGGTCGTTCGACATGGATATCGCCATGCTCCCCGGCGTCTCCCTGGCCAAGGCCATGGAAGTCAACCAGCAGGCTGCCGCGAAGCTGAAGAAGTTCGACGAACTGGATGTTGTCGTCGGCCGCACCGGACAGACCGGTGTCGCGCTTGATACCCGCGGCGTGGACAAAACCGGCTATGTGGGAGTCTTTAAACCGAAGGACGAATGGAAACGGGATATCTCCAAGGAAGAGCTGACAAACGAAATGCGCGAGGCGCTGGAGACCATCCCTGGGATCAGCTTCGGCTTCAGCCAGCCGATCCAGTGCCGCATCGACGAGTTGGTGGCGGGAACCCGGGCGCAGTTGATCGTCAAGCTGTTCGGCGATGATCTGGATGTTTTGCGTGATAAGTCAGCGGAAATTGCCAAGGTTCTCTCCACAGTCAGGGGTGGGACAGATTTGAATACGGAAAAAGTTTCGGGGCAACCCTATCTTACTGTCACCATCGACCGGGCAAAAATCGCACGCTATGGTCTGAATATCAGTGACGTGCAGAATGTCATCGAAGTAGCGGTGGCCGGCAAGGCGGCCTCTACCTTCTATGAAGTCAACCGTGGCTTCGATATTACTGTCCGGCTGCCGGAGGAAAAAAGAAACTCTCTCGAAACCATTAGGAACCTGCTGATTACCACAAAATCGGGGATGAACATCCCGCTCGAACAATTGGCCGAGGTGAAGATGGTGGAAGGCCCGGTGCAAATCAGCCGTCAGGACGGCGTGAGAAGGATCGGCATTGAGATGAACGTAACTGGCCGGGACATGGGAAGTTTTGTGGCGGAAGCAAAACAGAAGATCAAGGAGCAGGTCCAACTGCCAGCGGGGTATTATCTCACCTGGGGCGGCCAATTCGAAAACCAGCAGCGGGCCATGAACAAACTGATGATCATCGGCCCGATAGCCATCGGCATGATCCTGCTGCTGCTCTACGTGACCTTCCGGTCGATCCGGCTGGCCCTGCTGGTCATATCCAACCTGCCGTTCGCCCTGATTGGAGGTATTTTCTCCCTTTTTCTCTCTGGGCAGTATCTCTCTGTCCCGGCGTCGGTCGGCTTTATCGTTCTGTTCGGTGTAGCGGTCCTCAACGGCCTGGTGCTGGTCTCCCGCATCTCCCAGCTGCGGGATGAGGGGCTTGAACTCGGGGAGGCAATCCGGAAGGGGGCCGTCGACCGGTTGCGGCCGGTGCTGATGACTGCGTCTATCGCCATCTTCAGCCTGATGCCGATGCTTCTTGCCTCAGGCACAGGTTCTGAGATCCAGAAGCCGCTGGCAACGGTCGTTGTGGGCGGTTTGATTACCTCGACACTGCTTACCCTGCTGCTGATTCCGGCGGTGTACGGCTGGTTTGAGAAGAGGAAGGTTGAAGCGGAAATGTAGGTGCCTGTCAGACTAAATAAAGGAGAAAATATATGAAAGAAATAAAGGCGATAATAAGACCATTTAAGTTGTTGGAAGTGACGGAGGAGCTTCAACGAATTGCAGGATTGCCCGGCGTGACCATATCAGAAATTAAGGGATTCGGCAAAGGCAGGGCAAAGAACGCCGAGGATAAGGTAACTTATGAGATGGTTGAATTCATCCCGCGGATTCAACTCGAAGTCGTTGTCGATGACGAGATGGTAGCTGAAGTCGTCAACGTAATTCAGAAATATGCTCATACCGGGAATACCGGTGACGGAAAGATCTTCGTGTCGACTATTGATGACGTAATAAAGATCAGAACCAATGAAAGAGGAAGCACTGCGATTTAGCGTTTCAATAATTGGCTAGCTGTCCGACAGCGGAATCGAGAATTTTGGGCGAAACGACAGTATGAATTAAGGAGAAAATCAATGAAGTTAATAAACAACCTGTTGTTGATTATTGTAGCTGTCTCACTGACAATAAGCGGCTGCGCAGAAAGTTCGGCATTGATCAGGAAATCGAGTGCCAGCATTCGTAACGATATCTTTCAGGAATTGGCAAACGGGGGACAGGTTCCGGCAGGTTATGCTGATTTGCGCATCACCTCTTCTCTTAAAACCCATAAGCCCGGAATCTATTCCGCAAACGATATCCACGGGACGCCTGACTACAAGTTGCTGCTGAACATCGGCGGGCAGGCAATTCAGTTGCAGGGCAAACTGCGTGAGGAAAACAGCGAATCCCAGGGGCTTCGTGATCCCGAGGCTGGCGACGGGGTCAGATACGAATTCACGTCCAATCTGCGCCTGAAGGCTGGAACCTATAAAGTTGTCATTGCCGTTCCTGCCGATGACATTGCTATGGAGCAAGAAATTACTTTACGTGAAGGGAGCAACAATCTTGTGCTTGAACCGGTTTACAGGGCAACCTTAGGAAAGCGGCGGCTGGGCTTCTACGGATCGACAAGCTTTACTGAAGGCATTAAATGGTTCCGCGCGGTTCTGAACGGACAACCCTTGTAACGACCATTGAGATAAGGTCCTGAGTATGACGTTAAAAGGCTCAAACAGCAGATGATTTGCACTAAGGAACGATGATAATGTCAAGAGATGCCCGAGTTGTGAAAAGAGGCGGTGGGGAGATAGGATTGGCAACAAAATCGCTTATAAGGAAGCGGCCTGCAGATAGTAACTTTAGGCTGGGACGTCCTGCGCCGAGTTTTCTAACCTAACAAAGCTATGAATTCAGCAGTTATCAAATATGTAATACTATTGATGATGGTGAGCTATTGTCTGCTAATCTCCATGCAAGCCTTTGCCCAAGTGCGTTTGCATGGTAATTCATCAGAAAATAGTCAAATACATTGTAAAACGGTAGAAAGCGAAGGAGAGGATTGTCCCTGTAACAATGATCAACACGAGGAATGTGATGCTGTTTGTACATGCTGTCACATTTCTACATCACTGCCGGAAAATGTAAATTTCAATTCCTCGCGAATCGCGGCCATTTTTTTGCCTGTTGAGCCGTTGTTTGTGATGCCCCAAGTCTATATCCCGATCTTTGTCCCTCCTCAGAACCGCTCCTGAACGTAAACGTCATGCTTGTAGTCTGTTGTCTCACTGTGACAGTATTTACAGCCAAGGAGCGTTATCATGACAATAAATGAAAAAACAGTGTCCCGAGCACTATGGGACTTCTTCTGTTCACTTAAACTGACAATGTTTCTCCTTATTACGCTGGCAGGCATCTCCATAATAGGGACAGTAATTCCTCAAGGAGCGCCGCCCCCGGAATATCTGCAGACAATCAGTCAGAATAAACTGAAGCTCTACGAGGCTCTTGGCTTTTTCGACATGTACCACTCATGGTGGTTCATTCTGCTTCTTTGCATGCTATCGGTCAATCTGACCGCGTGCTCTGTAAAACGGCTCCCTCATATCTGGAAGACGATTACCGAGCCAGTTTTGGTCATGGACGAAAAGTTCGAAAAAACTTTGTCTAACGTCACGGCCATCCCAATAAATGGTGATGCAAGAAAGCTCATGGAGGGTCTTGGTGCGGTTCTGAAGAATGAATTCGCTCAGCCTGTAATTACCGAAGTGGGTGAAACTTTCCATCTCTTTGCCGAAAAGGCCCCCTGGTCAAGGCTCGCCGTCTATGTCGTTCACCTGAGCGTGCTTGTCACATTCGTTGGTGCCATCATAGGCTCTCTGTTCGGCTATAAAGGATTTGTCAACATCCCTGAGGGGGAGAGTGCTGGCAAAGTCATGTCCCGCGCCGACAAAGAGATCGACCTCGGCTTTGCCGTCCGCTGCGAGAAGTTCAGTGTTGCACATTATCCCAACGGTGCTCCGAAAGAGTTCAAGAGTATCCTGACTGTACTGGAGAACGGCCAGCCTGTTCCAGGATTTGACCGTGTGCCGGTTATCGTTAACGATCCTCTGACGTACAAGGGGATAACTTTCTACCAGTCCAGCTATGGCAAACTGGGAGAGCACTTTTTCACCATCAGCGAGCCCGACGGCAGCAAAACTCAGACACTGACGATAAAAAGTGGGGGCTCGGCAAAACTTCCTGGTGGCAATATCATCTGCCTGCAGGAGGCAACTGAGGATATCTCCCAATTTATGCCTGCGTTAACGGGGCCTGCAGCCCAAGTGGAAGTCCATCTACCAAATGGTGAGACTCAATCGTTCATCGTTTTTGGCAACAATCCTGCCATGAACAGGATGAACCTGTCCTATACCGGCGGCAAGCTCCTGCAGTACAGAGGAGGAGAGGAGTTCATGTACACCGGCTTGCAGGTGGCGAAAGATCCTGGCGTCTGGGTGGTCTGGCTCGGATGTACCCTGATGATTGCGGGGGTCTATTCTGCTTTCTTCATGTCGCACCGGAGGATCTGGGTGCGAATCGAGAATGGAATAGTCACCGTCGGTGGCAATGCCAGTAAAAATCAGGGAGGTTTTCAGATTTTCATGGAGCGGCTGGTGACAAAGATCAAGAAACAACTTACCTCGGAGGATGGCAAATGACCAGCTCCCTTCTGTTTAACATAACCACCCTCGCTTATCTCGTTTCAATGCTCTGTTTCTTTGCCTTTGCCGCCAGCAGCCGTACGAAGATGCTCGGTGCAGCCGGCAGCTGCATTGCTTTCAGCGGCCTGGTACTGCAAACTATCGCGATCGGCCTGCGCTGGAAGGAATCTTATGCGCTCGGTATCGGCCATGCCCCGCTCTCAAATCTCTACGAGTCGGTCGTCTTCTTCTCCTGGACGATCGTTCTCATCTATGGACTGCTTGACCTGAAGTACAGGTACAAGATCATCGGCGCATTTGTCATGCCTTTTGCTCTACTGGGGATGGCTTGGGCTCAGCTCGGTCTTGACAGTGGCATCCAGCCTCTGGTGCCCGCCTTGCAGAGCAACTGGCTCCTCTACCATGTCATCACCTGCTTCCTGGGATATGCTGCATTTGCCATTGCGTGTGGCATCTCGATCATGTTTCTGATCCGCGAGATCCATGAACGCTCCATCCCTATCAACGAACAGAGCATTGTTGCCACATTCCCAAGCGGCAGAGTCCTTGATGACCTGAACTACAAGTCGATTATGATCGGCTTTCCCCTGTTAACCCTGGGGATCGTCACTGGCGCTGCCTGGGCCAACTATGCCTGGGG from Geobacter sp. DSM 9736 includes the following:
- a CDS encoding efflux RND transporter permease subunit, producing the protein MLEKLIAYTLKQKGMVIFFALVIVVFGFYSYIKLPIDAFPDVTNIQVEVVSHADGLSAVEIERNVTYPIEMAMRGLPDIEQLRSVTKFGLSIVTVVFKDNVDIYFARQLVFERLAEAREKVPNGVQVSMGPIGTAMGEIYQYTLEGKVPQDPEQKRAYLTNLRTMQEWIITPQLKSVAGVNEINSFGGYFKQYQVLVSPEKLVKFGVTVDDVYNAIGSNNSNVGGNVLERGTDQYIVRSVGLIQSISDIESIVLKSQGGTPTYLRDVAQVKVGEAVRMGAATKNSEEAVGGIVMMLRGENSREVVKRVAAKVKEINESNMLPDGVKMVPYYDRSDIVKASVGTVNKALIEGSILVLIVLYLLLNSIRGSIVVLLALPLSLLTTFIVMKLTGITANLMSLGGLAISIGMIIDTTIIQVENVQRHLSEEGHLHPKLTTVLRAVMEVRKPSIFGELIIALTFIPILTLEGIEGKMFGPLAITVAIALLSSLLLSIFIIPVLCSLFLKPEQEKDSRIMAYAKSQYLPMLEYALNRKKAVLGVAGGLLVVSLFLVTRLGSEFIPIMDEGSFDMDIAMLPGVSLAKAMEVNQQAAAKLKKFDELDVVVGRTGQTGVALDTRGVDKTGYVGVFKPKDEWKRDISKEELTNEMREALETIPGISFGFSQPIQCRIDELVAGTRAQLIVKLFGDDLDVLRDKSAEIAKVLSTVRGGTDLNTEKVSGQPYLTVTIDRAKIARYGLNISDVQNVIEVAVAGKAASTFYEVNRGFDITVRLPEEKRNSLETIRNLLITTKSGMNIPLEQLAEVKMVEGPVQISRQDGVRRIGIEMNVTGRDMGSFVAEAKQKIKEQVQLPAGYYLTWGGQFENQQRAMNKLMIIGPIAIGMILLLLYVTFRSIRLALLVISNLPFALIGGIFSLFLSGQYLSVPASVGFIVLFGVAVLNGLVLVSRISQLRDEGLELGEAIRKGAVDRLRPVLMTASIAIFSLMPMLLASGTGSEIQKPLATVVVGGLITSTLLTLLLIPAVYGWFEKRKVEAEM
- the ccsB gene encoding c-type cytochrome biogenesis protein CcsB; this translates as MTSSLLFNITTLAYLVSMLCFFAFAASSRTKMLGAAGSCIAFSGLVLQTIAIGLRWKESYALGIGHAPLSNLYESVVFFSWTIVLIYGLLDLKYRYKIIGAFVMPFALLGMAWAQLGLDSGIQPLVPALQSNWLLYHVITCFLGYAAFAIACGISIMFLIREIHERSIPINEQSIVATFPSGRVLDDLNYKSIMIGFPLLTLGIVTGAAWANYAWGTYWSWDPKETWSLIVWFIYAAFLHARITRGWAGRRAAWLSIVGFAATIFCYLGVNLLLSGLHSYGG
- a CDS encoding P-II family nitrogen regulator, whose translation is MKEIKAIIRPFKLLEVTEELQRIAGLPGVTISEIKGFGKGRAKNAEDKVTYEMVEFIPRIQLEVVVDDEMVAEVVNVIQKYAHTGNTGDGKIFVSTIDDVIKIRTNERGSTAI
- a CDS encoding cytochrome c biogenesis protein ResB, which produces MTINEKTVSRALWDFFCSLKLTMFLLITLAGISIIGTVIPQGAPPPEYLQTISQNKLKLYEALGFFDMYHSWWFILLLCMLSVNLTACSVKRLPHIWKTITEPVLVMDEKFEKTLSNVTAIPINGDARKLMEGLGAVLKNEFAQPVITEVGETFHLFAEKAPWSRLAVYVVHLSVLVTFVGAIIGSLFGYKGFVNIPEGESAGKVMSRADKEIDLGFAVRCEKFSVAHYPNGAPKEFKSILTVLENGQPVPGFDRVPVIVNDPLTYKGITFYQSSYGKLGEHFFTISEPDGSKTQTLTIKSGGSAKLPGGNIICLQEATEDISQFMPALTGPAAQVEVHLPNGETQSFIVFGNNPAMNRMNLSYTGGKLLQYRGGEEFMYTGLQVAKDPGVWVVWLGCTLMIAGVYSAFFMSHRRIWVRIENGIVTVGGNASKNQGGFQIFMERLVTKIKKQLTSEDGK